The Candidatus Omnitrophota bacterium DNA window TTATAATGAGCTTGTCTGCCGCTGAACACAACGGCATGGCTGGAAAAATACTACGGTGGATATCGGTATCTTTTCTGGCTATTGGCCTCATCTTCCTCCTCCCGGCGTTCCCCGGGGTGGTTTCGTGGGCGAGTTTCTGGCCGGCCGCGGAAACAGCCGCGCTTATTCTGGCGGGATTTTCCGTATATTTGATGCTGGGAGGTTTTGTGATGGGTATTTTCACCCCCCGCATAAACCGCGTTATCCAGCCACTGTTCACTTTCTTTTTGGTGACCAGGTTGCGTTCCGAGGATTCACCCATGACCGTGGTAAAGAACATGTTCAAATTCACGGTCATTATGGCTGCATTGGCGTATTTATTCAGTATGGCTTATTCGTTCCCGGCTCAGGCGGTTAATCTTTCTATCCTATTGTCGGCGGGTTTGCTGCTTCTGGCATCGTCGACCGGGTTCAACTTATGGAAGAAGCGGGAAGCCTTCCATCGGGCGAAGATATCCCCTCACCGGCGGGAGGAGAAGTTCGAGCTTGAGAACATCAACAACGAACCCAGGATGGCAAGGGATATGATGGAGGCTATGGGCATGATCGGTGATATATACAATCCGACAAAGACGTATTATTACAACCACAGCCTTTACCTTGATACGCCCGGCTACAGATGGAAGGGGCTTGGCTATTTCATACGTCATCCTTTGAGCGAGGTTCGCCAGATGCTCACGCTTCAACCGCAGCTATTGACATATTTTGCCCGGGAGAACAATTACCGCAGTTACCGTTTCAAGGCCCGTATACGCTGGTATGGCGACAGGGAGCTTATAGCTAAGATATTCAGCGTAAAGATCTCTGAGGAGATGACCGCCGAGGGCTTTATCGAGAGCATGAGAAGGTCCATTGCCCCGGGGGATGACCTGGGGCGCAGATTCGAAACTGTTGTATCCAATCTGCCGGAGGAGAGCGCCGGATACACGGCAAAGCAGATGAAGTCGAAGCTTCTGGATCTGGCGGGACAGACGAAAGTCGACAAGGGCAAGATCCATCTTGAAATAAAGAACCGTCTTGATACAAGGATGTGGAAATTCGAAACGGGGGTCTGGGAATGGGCGGTTCCGTACATATTCGCCCTTGCCGACGGCGGAACGGTAAGGATGAACGGGCACGTATATGTTTTCAGGGAAAGCCGTCAGACCGAGGACTTTTTCGGGATGGGCAGGAAGAAGAGCCTTCCCGTTGTTTTCAGAGTGGACAAAGAAACGTCTGAGAAGATAGTTGCCGAGAAAATAAAAAGAACAAGCGATGGTTACAGGGTCTTTATTGACGGCAAATGGTGCTCTTTCAAAGACAGTGACATTGACAGGCAGAAGATAGATTATAGTTGGCTTCCCGAAACATACCAGGGTAAAAAGTGCCGGGGTGACAGAGCCTCCGAGGCCGGTCTCAGAGAATTCTGCACATATATAAAACAGTACCGGCTTGTACCCACGGTACAGGTCAGCTATGAACGTTTGGAATTCGTAAGTGCCGACGGCGACAGGGATGAGCTTCTCAAAAGACTGATCCCGCTGGCGCTTGAATACCGCGAAAGAATGAAGAACAGCCCGGATGCCGCTTACTGGCGAAGTATATACAGATCGCCCGCGGGCAAATATCTGCGCGTTATCCTGGATTCTGAAGATCCGGAGCATGCGGATATCCAAATAGCTCCGGAGGATCTAGATTACCTGAGGATGACGCTCGACATGAACGTCAGATGGAGGGTCTGTGACGATCTGCATGACCCGACACTTTTTACCGGCCTGGAGGAATTCAGGCGCACATGGCCAGACCGCACGATATTAGAGGTTAAATACAGGGGCAAAAGGGCCACGCCATGGGTCTATGATATGGTCAAGGAACTAGATAAAAGGAGAGAGAACGAGCCGGTGAACGATCATCCCATAAGAAGACAGCCTGCTGGAAAGTACTGCGACAGCGTCAGCGTATGGCTGTACTGGAAATTCCTTGAGAAGGCATTTAAAACACGATCCGTCGGTCAGGCGATATTGCGGTTTTTGGGTCTGGAAAAAGGCTATCCCGAATCGCCCAACAGTCCTAAATGGGCAGGGTTTACCAGACACCGTTTTGGCGAGATTTTCGATATCGATAAGAAAAAGCCGTATGATCCGGTCCATGGGATCGATCCGCTTGGTTACGGTCTGTCGGTGGAAGCTAAGAAACGTAACGGCCTTCGCAGCCGTGATGACGAGGACGACTCTGATGAAGATATCCCGCCGGTCGGGCCGGAAGATGAGCCGGAACCTTCTTTGCCTGGGGAATCTGAAAGCACTGTGGACGAAGAAGATAGTGCCGCCGGGAGCGAGGAGCAGGAGGAAGTGCCTTCCGATCAAATTGAAATAAAACCGGAACGGGAAATGCCGGAAGAAATGTCTGAAGAAACACCTCCCGAGAATCCCGCTGAAGCAGCAGAGCAAGCGGAAGTTTCCGTAAGAACGGAGGAAAAGCCGGATGAACAAAAAGGTGTCCCTTCCAGTATAGATGAGGACAAGATATACGGGGGAGAGCAAAAGATCCAGCAAGAAGAACCCCCTCAGGAAATAACCCGGGAAGAGGCCCAGAAGGCTCTTTCAGAAGCTGCAAGGACCATTAACCGTGCAATAGGCAAGATGAAGGGGATCAAGTCCGCCGTTGATTGGAGAAAACAGCAGGTGCGCAAGGCGCTGGAGGATTTCCGTGGCAGATCTGAAAAGGCCGGCGAGGAAGATCTCAGGTATCTTAGGGATAATCTTGATACGGATGTCCGCGAGAAGCTTGCTCCGCGTAATAATATGGAAGTCGCGGATGAACTTGATCGCTCACAGGGAATGATCATGAGAGCGGTTTCTCTCCTGAGAGAGGACGATCCCGGTGTGGTCAAAGCCGTTAAGCGTCTGCACATGGCGCGGGAGCAGAACAAATCTATGAGGACGCTCATAGAGGAACTTTTGCGGCTGATCGAAGGTTTCCCGGCCCGGGAAGAGGTGCCTTCCCGGTCAAGCGGAACCGAAGTCGGCGGCACGAGGCCTCAGGCGGAACCGAAAAGCCGGGCGCAGACGGAGATACGTTACAGGCTTCTCGAAGCTTCCGGGGATAAAGCTTTCGCCAATGCTTTCGCGGACGCTATTTTCTCGTTTTACAGGGAGAAGAGGAAGATAGTTTTCGCTTTTGACAGTTATCTGGGTGGGGGCCAGGGGACCAAGGCCATAAAGCTGCTTGAGATGGTCGATGATCTTAAGGCAGATAACCGTTATGCCGAGTTCCTTGAGAATATAGAGGTCATGCGCTTCGATACTTCCCGGGGAGAGAAGGGGCTTCGCGCTTTACGGGAGAAGATTAATTCGGGGGCGCTGGTCTTTTCGTTCGCGAGAGATACCGCCGAGGCGCGAGATAACATGAAGAACATGATAAATGACCCTGATCATAAACTCTCGTTCATCAATGAAGAGATGGTATCGCGTATTCTTTCTACCGAGAAAGTATATTACCCGCTTTTTGAGATCGTTACCATAACTCTTGCTAGGTATATCGATGAGATGAGCATCGATGACATACAGGATATAGGCGAGAAAATAGCGGTGCGGGCCCAAGTGGAAGGAGGCGCCCTCATTTTCACGATATTGACTTCCATTAAACGTTTTGAAACCAACCGGGAGCTTTTGCAGCACTATGCCATGAAGAAAAAGGTGCTGCTGGCGGCCTAAACCACTCCAAGCTTCATTCTGGAAAAGACTGCCTTTTGGCAAATATTATAGTTTTGACATAATGTTCATAATATTGTAACATTTCTGTGACAATGGGATAATATGCTAGCAGCGGGAACGAGAGAGCGTTAATATATAGCCGTTATTAATGGAGGGACTCAAGCCGCAAACAAAATGCGAAAGGATTTTATCATGAAAAAGACCATGCTTACGGTAATGCTTATGTCCTGTTTTCTAATCTTTCAAATAGCTCCGTATGTTCATGCCGCTGGAAGCACTGACAAAAGCGAAACTCAGATACTTGTCGATATGCTCGTTGAGAGCGGAGTGCTTACCAGACAGCAGGGGGATACCTTCGCAAAAAGAGCAAAAGCACTTGCCACGAAGAAGGCAAAGAGAAAGGACGTTAAACACGAAGAGAGCTACAGGACCGCAAGGGAGGATTACGTTGGTAACGACGTGCAGGTCAAATGGGATAACCGGCTTGAATTCGGTACCCGTGACGGGAATTTCAAGGGTGCCATAGGCGGCAGGATCCAGGCCGATGCGGTGTATATAAAGGGTGAATCGGACCTTGAAACCTTTCTCAGGCCTCAAAGCGATTTCAACACGAGGAACGACCGCGCTTTTATAAGAAGGGCCAGAATTTACTTCAGGGGAACCATCTACGAGGATTTCTTTTATAAACTTCAGTATGATTTCGCAGGTGACGTCAATGAGATCTATGATACTACGGGTGATGCCGATTTCATGGAGGAGCAGGGATTCAGAGGCGCTTACATGGGCATGAAGAACATCCCCTACATAGGCAAGGTCACCGTTGGACAGTTCAAGGAACCCTTCAGCCTTGAAGAGCTCACTTCCAGCAATGATATAACCTTCCTTGAAAGGGGACTTCCCACTATATTCGCGCCCGGTTACAGCTGGGGTGCTGCCATTAACAACAACTGGTTCGATGAAAGGGTAACGCTCGGTGTCGGTGCTTTCCGTAATTCCACCGAATCCGGGACGATGGTTTCAAGCAACGAATGGAACCTGACCGCGAGGGCCACCGGTCTGCCCTGGTATGACGGCGAGGACAGGCTGCTCCATGTGGGTACTTCCTACAGCCTGAGGGTGCCGGATGACCGTTTGGATTACGATACCGGTCCCGAACTCAGGACACGCGATAATTTCGTTAACACCACCAACTTCAACGCCGACTTGGAGAACCGTCTGGGTTTCGAAAGCGCTTTTGTATGGGGCCCCCTTTCCCTGCAGGGTGAGTTTATACAAACCTGGGTCGATAAAGCCTACGACGGGAATGCCGATCCCGACACTGCGTATTTCTACGGCGCTTACGCGTATATAAGTTATTTTCTTACCGGGGAGCATAGGATCTTTGATAAAGATTCGGCCGAGTTCAAGAATGTAGAGCCCCGGGAGAATTTCTCCATAAAAGACGGTACATGGGGAGCTTGGGAAGTCGCAGCCAGATACTCTTATCTTGATCTTGACGAGAAGGATGTCAGCATAAACGGGGGTATCCTGAACGATGTGACCCTGGGTGTGAACTGGTATCTCAACCCCAATATGAAGTTGATGTTCAACTATGTACATACCCATCGTAATGGTGTAGGGTATGCCGACGGGATTCAGACCAGGTGTCAGATAGAGTTCTGACGTTCATCGTGCTTCAGAACTCAGAAAATCGCTTATTCTTTTGGCGCTGGACCTCCAGTCGGGTATCCGGAGATATCTTCTGTAGGCATTGATCCCTATATTATACAGCAGGTCATCTCTGGTGAGCAGTATGCGGATTAGAGCCGCCAGTTCCTTTGTTTTTCGGGGAGTTACCAAAAAACCGGTCTTACCGTCTTCGATAAGTTCTCCGCTACCTCCCGAACCAGAAGCGATAACGGCAAGGCCGAAGCCCATAGCTTCCAGATAAGCCATTCCCAAGCCTTCATGCCATGAAGGAACCGCGAGAATGTGACTTTTTCCGTAGAAATCCGAAAGATGTTCTCCCGGAATGATTCCATGGAATCTTACGCGGTCCGCCAATCCTTCCTTTTGTATCTTATTTCTGATACTGGCTGTAAATCTGGGGCAGGTACCGGCGTCCCCCACGATGTCAAGGTGCCATTCGCGGTCCTTGTTGACAGATAGCGCTTCTATAAGTTCGGTTATGCCTTTCTCCGGGATAAGATTGCCGACGAAAAGGATATGTCGGGTTTTATTGCTGAAGATACGTGTCTTTAACCTCTCTCCCCGGAAATCACACAAAAGAGTATCCCTTCCCGGATGCGCCGTAATGGACGGGATTCTCCTGTGTAGCAGTTTTTCGGTTTCGGTCCTGGTTGATTCGCTTGTCGCGATGAAGCCGTCAATCGTATTGAGGTAGGCTTTCTCTATATTTTTCCTGAGGAAATATCTGGGTCCCTCAAAAAGCGGGGAATTATCAAGACTATGTATCAGGCCGATAATGGGTAAATCCACGGTCTTTTTGATCTTTCTGTTAAGAAGGAAAACCGAGGGATGGAGCAGGCGGTCCTGCACCACCAGGTGATAGTTCTTCTTTTTTATGCTGGATGGTATGCCTTCATTGAAGTTGTGGGCGAGCTTTCCCCGCAGATCACCGGGCTTCAGCCGGAGTTTATCGATGCGGTGGCCCATTCCCGCCAAGTGTCTGGCCATCATTCTATTGTAAATATAACCACCGGAACAGGCCGTTCCGGCTGAATATTCCATAAGCAGTATCTTCATCCCAGTTCCATCCTGTAAGAAGCTGAAGCCGTGTTGTCCTCGCTTACGCTCACTGTCACGGTCTCAATATTACCATCCAGAGAAGAAGCGATGCTTAGAGCGATTATCCGGGCGAAGTTCTCTATGCTCGGGTTAAGGCCCTCGAACTGCCGGAGGGAATTGAGCGTCTTATTCTCAAACTCTTTTACTGACTCTGACAGTGCCCCCTCAAGCTTTACAATATCCACCAGGAAACCATGCCTGTCGAGACGTTCTCCCTCAAGCTTCAGGCAGGCCTTGTACAGGTGTTTGTGTCTGCTGTTCTCGGGCCCCCAGTCGCCGCCGGTCAGGTAATGGTACGAATGAAATTCTTTTTCTATTCTGAGCGTGTACACTATTCAGTCTCCATAGGTGAATACCACCTGCATGCTTTTTTCGGGTTCCTTGTCCAGCAGGGTATATGCCTCTTGGGCTTTATGTATGTCAAAGCAGTGCGATATGAAGTGCGATGGCCTTATCCTGGCCAAAAGTCTGAGGCAAAGCTCAAAGCGCCTGGCTTTTGTCCAGGAGTTCCTCAAAAAAGCGGGGACAGTGCTCACCTGGCTTGAGGTTATGGTAAGATTCTTCCGGTGGAACGATGACCCCAGGTCTACTGCATGCTTCTTCCTTCCGTACCATGAGCCAACGATTATGCGGCCTCCGGTGCCGGCCAGGGATATGGCCGTATCCAAAGAGGAAGGGTCCCCGGAAAGTTCCAGTATGAGGTCAAAGCCCGCACCCTGACCTCTTCTATCCAGCTCTTCCTTTATCAGGTCCATACAGCTGCCGCTGGAAGAGTCAAATGAGATACTGGAACCCATCGACAGTGACGCGCCGCACCGCAGGGGGTTCTTGTCAAGGGTCACCAGTAGTTCCGGCATGCCTGCTATGAGCGACGTCGCCATGAGGCCGATCATTCCCTGTCCTATGATAAGTACGTTCTCTCCGATCAGGGGCTTCGCCTCATGGAGTAGATTGACCGCCGTTTCTATGCTCGGAAGGAATACGGCGTCTTCATAGGCCATATCCTCGGGCAGGAGGATAAGGTCCGAAAGGCTGCGGCAGAACGAACTTTCGTGGGGATTGAAAGAGAACACCCTTCTGCCGATCCATTGCCTCGGGACGAACCTGCCGGCATCGGTTATTTCGCCGGCGGCGGAATAACCGTATTTCAGAGGGTATCTTACGGCTCCGGAGTACTCTTCAAAGGAGATGTCCACGGGCATGTTATCCGGCACCTGCCCCCGGTAAAAAAGCAATTCCGTTCCGGCGCTGATCGCGGAGAGACGGGTCGTGACCAGGACCTCCTCGTCATTAAGTTCTTCCTGATCTTCTTTCCTGGCGCGGACCTTGCCGGGCTCTTCGAAATAAAGACTTACTCTTTCTCTTGAAGATCTTTTCTTTTCCATATCGGATATCCCGTGATGATTATATCTTCACCCGAAGAGAAGTGTCCGGTAACCTCAAGGCGGGGCAGGGAAGAAGCCCGAATATCTCCCGGGCTTTTCCTGTAGGAGGGTTGACCCGAGAGATAAACCGGGCATATCGTCAAAATGACCTTATCCACGAGCTGTTCGTTGATGAAACTTGATATTATGCCCGTACCGCCCTCCACCATGAGGTTATTTATGCCCGAATTCTTCAGTTTCCTGAGAAGCGCCTCAAGGTCCAGCCACCCGTTGTCCCTGGGCGGCACTTGAATTATGCGTACGTTCCTTTCTCTAAATGCGCTGACCTTTTTTTTGTCCGCGCCCTGGCCGGTCGCTATCCATACGGGCAGAGGGTTATTCTTTATCATGTTGCAGTACAATGGAAGCCTCAGATTCGTATCGATAACGACCGGCCTGGGAGATCGGCCTGTTACGTGTCTTACCGTCAATGTGGGGTCATCGGCAAGGGCTGTGCCTATTCCTATGAGGATCGCGTCATGTTCGCTTCTCAGACGGTGCGTGATCTTTAGGGAGTTCTCGCTGCTCAGAGGGCATGGGCATCCCGGGCTCAGCGCTATGCATCCGTCAAGGCTCTGCGCGTAACTTAAAGTCACGAACGGCCGGGTGCGAGGAACTGTCTTATTGCCGGTATTGTGTTCTTGTGCTGCGGATGTCTTCATGGCTAATATTCCGGTGGCGCGTAAAAATCGAGTGTCCTGAGGGGCTTATCCCCGGTATTTCTTATCTGATGAGCTTCCCCGGCCTCTATCAGAACGAGCATGCCCTCCTTCAGGTCCAAAGTTTCACCGCTTACGAAGGCTTCGCCTTTTCCGGAGATAACGTAAAGCCACTGATCGCTCCGGGCATGCCGGTTATCAGGCCCTCCGGTATCCTTTCCCGGCTCCAGGGTCATTAGAGCTGCCTGTGACCTCGCGCTTCCGCCGAGAACTCTCCAGAATTCGTTCTGGTCTGTTGAATACTGCTGCATCTGGCCACTTTCAAATTATTGGCAGCCGCAGGAATCGCCTGAAGGCTTTTCCTTCATGGGCTTGCCGCAGCATTCACCTTGAGCATCCGATTCCTTGCCGCAGCTTTCACATTCGTATTTCTTTTTCTGCTGTTCGTTCATGGCAACCTCCCCGTAAAAATTTGAAATTCATCACTTACGCATAGTAGCTTAATACATATCCGGGTATAATGCACTGGGCTATATACACTTTTTATTGACCATTTTCTACTCTTTAAATAATAAAGAGTAGAGAGCCGGGAAGACAGGCATTGTATCTTTCCATAAACAGTCTGGCATGGTTTTTTGAAAACAGGGATGTTCAGAAAAATGATATGCCCAGAGAATTGATGATAAATCCCATCAAAAAAGAAGGATAGAGATAACCGAGACCAAGAGTGCGGTCATTCTTTTTCCGAGGAACCTGACCAGCAATATGAGCGAGGTAAGGCATATGGCTGTCGATGAGAGCGAAAAGGCCATTGCGGTTCCCAGAGGCACGCCTCCCGAATCCGCCAGGGCCCTCAAGAAGAGAACATCGGCACCGTTACAGAGATATATAGGAACGCCTGCCAAAATTGCCGTCAGCACACCCGAAGCGCCGGTAGAGACCTTGTGTTTCATCAGGAAATTCGCCGGCAGGAACAGTTCGACCATTATTCCCAGTAATGCGGCGGCGAGCAGATACGGCAGGAGGCTTTTAAAGATCGCGTAAGTCCTTAGATAGACATCTTCAGAGTCCATCGACCAGGCATCCTCTTTAAATACATTACCGGACAGTTCTTTGCCGGAAATCTTATGATCGTGGAAGAACTCCAGAAAATAACCCGTTATGACGGCCAGCAAAAAAGAGCAGACGATTCTGATAATTCCGTATTTTACGCCAAGCACCGAAAAGGAGATCATTATTATGTAAGGGCTGAGAAGAGGTGCTGCGATAATGAAAGAGATGACAGTTCCGAATTTCATTTTATCCTTCATTGTTCTTACAGAAGGTATGGCGGTACAGGAACAGACGGGTATCAGCGACCCGTAAACAAAAGCTGTCACTGGGCTTTTGGGATAGAAGCGCCCGTATCGGGTAAAGGACTTTTCCACCAATGCCGCAAGGAAGATGCCGAATATAACAGCCAGAAAGAGCTCTATGAAATATTCGAACACCATAAACGCGGGCTTTGGGAGGTTCCGGTATATAACGCAGTTCTCTCGGTTGAAATAAGTGATCTTGAAAACCATCCTGTAGACGAGGTCGATGGCGAAAAAAGATGCTGAGATGATCACAGCCGCTTTTGTAGCAGTTCTCTTCAGTTTGATGTTTTCCATAAACGGCCCCAGGGCATTTTAAGGTGATGAAAACCCTCTTCGGCCTACAGTACGATGCATGTTCTAACAGGTTAATGCAGCAGATCCCTTATAAGGCAAATATTACATCGGCCGGGAACTATTGTCAAATCCTGTTCTGAGGATGTTCCCGCAACCGGACCATAGCCTGCAAAAAACGGGTTCAAAACTCAAAGCAGCCGGGATAGGTGAGAGCCTCTTAAGAAAGTAAAGGAAGAAGAAAACCACCGCATCATGATGATATAATGTTGACATACCTGAAGTTAATGTTAAACTGAACTTAAAAGGGGGAAAGAGTTTTGTGCTTCCATGCTCATCATCACAAAAAAAGGGCGATTTCTTTGCAAAAAAGAAGTTGCCCTTTTTTATCGACAGCAGAGGATTCTCTGATAATAAAACCCGGAGGGTAAAATCCATCTTGATGTTAGAAAAAAAATAGTGCTATTCGTTTTTCTCAGCGGCTTCATGGCCATACTGATAGGCGCAGCCGCCGGGTATTTGCTGGGTATAAGGCTGCTCCAGAACCTTATAGGCGACAGCCATGCCAAGATATCGAAAGCGTTGAGCGATACCATATCGCTCAATATTCAGGATGAGCTTGAGAAGATAGAGATATACCTTGAAAATCCGCGATGGAAGGATATCATTCGCACCCAGAACAGCGAATATGAAGATATACAGGAGCAAGAGAGGCTTTCCATTCTGCTTGATAAGGATAAGAGGTGGAGATTCGTTGAAGAGAGAGCTCCTCTGATCGAAAAGCATATTGCTAATGAAACATCGAATGAGATCCGTGATATCCTGCAGGTTCGCCCAAACATAAAGGAAATGTTCTTGACCGACCGTTACGGCGGGCTGGTCGCTTCATCCGCCAAAACCACCGATTACTACCAGGCTGACGAAAAATGGTGGCAGGAGGCCTTTAGTGGTACTGAGGGCATGCCTTATTTGCAGGGATATGAGTATGATGAATCCGCACAGGTACTGGGAATAGCGTTCGCCGTACCCATCAGGGGAGATGACGGGCAGGTGATAGGTATCAACAAAACGGTCGTTGACCCGCGGTTTTATTTTTCGGATTTTGATGATTTCAGGATAGGCGCTACAGGGCATGCCGTTCTTATGGACGAGGACAACCGGGTGATATACCACAAAGGGGTTGAGCCTCTCGGCGCGAAATTCCTGGAAAAGGAGGACTTTTCGGAACTTAAAGCAACCAGCAAGAACTACCTTAAGGCATTTGTTCCCCTGCACGGCAAACAGATGCTGATAACCTTTGATAAGGTCCGCCTGCCTTTCGTTAAGGGGGAGGATATCGAATGGTACGCCTGCGTCGTTCATTCCACCAGTGAGGTGTTCGCGCCCGTGGGTCAGCTGATCACGGGCATAGTCCTGGTATTCTGTGTCAGTCTTTTGATACTCGGCGCAATAGTTTATTTTACAAGCCGGCTGTTCGTTAAACCCCTGAGGGACCTTAAGCACGGTGCGATGATGGTCGCCAGGGGGAACCTGGATTACAGGACGGATATACGCACCGGCGATGAAGTCGAGGAGATCTCCCGCGCCTTCAATGTCATGACCGACAGAATAAAACATGACCAGGAAGTCCTCAAGGACGAGGTCATGAGGAGGAAAATATCCGAGGAAAAACTGAAAAAACGCGCCCGCCAGCTGCAGGCGGTCAATGAGGAGCTGGAGACTTTCAGTTATTCGATATCGCATGACCTGAGAGCTCCGCTCAGGAGCATAGGAGGTTTCAGTAATATCCTTTTGCGTGAATATTCCGATAAACTGGACGAGAAGGGAAAGGATTATCTGCACCGCGCGGAAAATGCCGCCAAGACGATGGGCCAGATGATCGAGGACATTCTAGTGCTCTCGCGGGTATCACGGCGCGATATTGTAAGCACCGAAGTCAATCTCAGTGATATCGCGAGAAAGATCTCCAAAGAATTGAAAAGTACAGATCCATCCAGGGATGTCGAGTTCGTGATCCGACCTGATGTCATCGCCAGGGGCGACAGCGGTCTTCTGAGCCACCTGATGAGAAATCTTCTGGAGAAT harbors:
- a CDS encoding glycosyltransferase — translated: MKILLMEYSAGTACSGGYIYNRMMARHLAGMGHRIDKLRLKPGDLRGKLAHNFNEGIPSSIKKKNYHLVVQDRLLHPSVFLLNRKIKKTVDLPIIGLIHSLDNSPLFEGPRYFLRKNIEKAYLNTIDGFIATSESTRTETEKLLHRRIPSITAHPGRDTLLCDFRGERLKTRIFSNKTRHILFVGNLIPEKGITELIEALSVNKDREWHLDIVGDAGTCPRFTASIRNKIQKEGLADRVRFHGIIPGEHLSDFYGKSHILAVPSWHEGLGMAYLEAMGFGLAVIASGSGGSGELIEDGKTGFLVTPRKTKELAALIRILLTRDDLLYNIGINAYRRYLRIPDWRSSAKRISDFLSSEAR
- a CDS encoding 6-carboxytetrahydropterin synthase — translated: MYTLRIEKEFHSYHYLTGGDWGPENSRHKHLYKACLKLEGERLDRHGFLVDIVKLEGALSESVKEFENKTLNSLRQFEGLNPSIENFARIIALSIASSLDGNIETVTVSVSEDNTASASYRMELG
- a CDS encoding oxidoreductase, which produces MEKKRSSRERVSLYFEEPGKVRARKEDQEELNDEEVLVTTRLSAISAGTELLFYRGQVPDNMPVDISFEEYSGAVRYPLKYGYSAAGEITDAGRFVPRQWIGRRVFSFNPHESSFCRSLSDLILLPEDMAYEDAVFLPSIETAVNLLHEAKPLIGENVLIIGQGMIGLMATSLIAGMPELLVTLDKNPLRCGASLSMGSSISFDSSSGSCMDLIKEELDRRGQGAGFDLILELSGDPSSLDTAISLAGTGGRIIVGSWYGRKKHAVDLGSSFHRKNLTITSSQVSTVPAFLRNSWTKARRFELCLRLLARIRPSHFISHCFDIHKAQEAYTLLDKEPEKSMQVVFTYGD
- a CDS encoding GTP cyclohydrolase is translated as MKTSAAQEHNTGNKTVPRTRPFVTLSYAQSLDGCIALSPGCPCPLSSENSLKITHRLRSEHDAILIGIGTALADDPTLTVRHVTGRSPRPVVIDTNLRLPLYCNMIKNNPLPVWIATGQGADKKKVSAFRERNVRIIQVPPRDNGWLDLEALLRKLKNSGINNLMVEGGTGIISSFINEQLVDKVILTICPVYLSGQPSYRKSPGDIRASSLPRLEVTGHFSSGEDIIITGYPIWKRKDLQEKE
- a CDS encoding cupin domain-containing protein; the protein is MQQYSTDQNEFWRVLGGSARSQAALMTLEPGKDTGGPDNRHARSDQWLYVISGKGEAFVSGETLDLKEGMLVLIEAGEAHQIRNTGDKPLRTLDFYAPPEY
- a CDS encoding HAMP domain-containing protein — encoded protein: MLFVFLSGFMAILIGAAAGYLLGIRLLQNLIGDSHAKISKALSDTISLNIQDELEKIEIYLENPRWKDIIRTQNSEYEDIQEQERLSILLDKDKRWRFVEERAPLIEKHIANETSNEIRDILQVRPNIKEMFLTDRYGGLVASSAKTTDYYQADEKWWQEAFSGTEGMPYLQGYEYDESAQVLGIAFAVPIRGDDGQVIGINKTVVDPRFYFSDFDDFRIGATGHAVLMDEDNRVIYHKGVEPLGAKFLEKEDFSELKATSKNYLKAFVPLHGKQMLITFDKVRLPFVKGEDIEWYACVVHSTSEVFAPVGQLITGIVLVFCVSLLILGAIVYFTSRLFVKPLRDLKHGAMMVARGNLDYRTDIRTGDEVEEISRAFNVMTDRIKHDQEVLKDEVMRRKISEEKLKKRARQLQAVNEELETFSYSISHDLRAPLRSIGGFSNILLREYSDKLDEKGKDYLHRAENAAKTMGQMIEDILVLSRVSRRDIVSTEVNLSDIARKISKELKSTDPSRDVEFVIRPDVIARGDSGLLSHLMRNLLENAWKFTAKEEKARIEFGVESANARNTYFVRDNGVGFDKRYADKLFGPFQRLHSATEFGGTGIGLATVKRIVARHGGTIHAESEVGEGAAFYFTLSE